The following is a genomic window from Homalodisca vitripennis isolate AUS2020 chromosome 5, UT_GWSS_2.1, whole genome shotgun sequence.
ttaataatattttcattgcattagacagtttattgatcattggtgcaatctgaatttaaaattaggcaatgacgtcttctatgcaacctgcattacactactgatcaagcactttataataaaaattttctacattttaaatgtaaacaaatgtttctgcctctttgatgaacttcagctgaaagtattaacagctgttaagtatcagtttgctttgtattacgtgtcgtagcgcagtctgtcggatccaatataaaaacacttcaacatcaacaactatttataattaaaaaattaattaaataaactatttaaactggaccagccacctctctaaaagtatgcctatgttacttccaggaacgtgtagaatcactgtacaaaatttcacgatgtttcgtgcattggttccagagttataacggaacatacaaacaaacattcgcatttatatatatatagatactgTGATATGATATGCTTTGTTTGTAACATATtcgtatattatttatacatacaattcatataactttgtttaaaaaggAACTGCATTTCAAAAAGAAActaatgtttaatattcaatttcaatatttgttctAAACTGGTAAAGGTAATCTCTTCAATCCTGAATCATATTCAATTCAATCTAATAGTGACGATCATGTCAACCCCCACTCCatacatatcatattttttaGGGTTCTAAGAATTTATGATAATCAAGAAATCCTGAGGCTGATCAAGTAGTACAAGCAGATCAATTTACCTGACAGGCGTCTTTCTTGCCATCAGTGTAGCCAGCGCAGATCATGTTTTCGGTGATCTTGCTGTCAGGGTAGCCCTTACTCTTGCACTCGGATTCTGACAGGATGGGAACTTCAACCTTGCGCAGAAGCTCTGAGGTCTTCTTCTTCCTCTCAGCCAATCTTCCCCAGCCCGCTACAGTGGCACTCCGGCCCGTGTAGTCTTCGTCATCTGTAATAAAGCCATTCCATGGAACACATTCACTAAATCAGTCAATAACAGTCCCTTACAATTCGAAATGTCCAGGATCCTACGATAGCCTAATTGCGTAATTGCGATCGGTGATCTTTAAGTGTCatgagttataaaatattcacgCAATAAGGATGTAAGTACAATTTAGTTGGCTGGTTTAATTTATGGGCTTAAAGTAGTATTAATGCACATCTGTCTTTAaggatataataaatatatactttctaaGTCGCTGTTAATAATTTACATGTACTCTATGCCAAGTATGAGATAAATTATCAAATGCATTCTGAGGCCACTGCAAATTAATTGAGCGATTCGTTCTTGGATCGAGCGATCCTGCAAGTACAACAGCGTAAGATAATATTCCTAGTTCTCTATAAGCAATATAAACTCCGTCTTcaacaaaagttattatttactaCTCGAGCATTTATATAGAGAGCTTTCACAATCCAATTCATCCTAAGAGATGTAAAGTTAGTTCTGAACTTTGCACACAGAGTATAATGGTAGTCTAAGTGCAGCTATATTAACAAGTATACAGTATTGAATTTCTAGCATTAGTTTTAAGAATTCAATAGACTTAAAAGTATTCTTATTTGTCACTCAATTTAATGTAGGTATAGagtcatatagtgataaaaatgatgttgaaaagaaaaatccTTCAGAAACAGTTTggttttttaactgaaaattaccTGAGTTGGGGAGACAGGCGGTTCGTACCGAGGTCTTGTACAAGGTCACAGGAGAATCCAGCTCGAGGATGGCAATGTCGTTGTCGAAGGTGAGCATAGTGAACCCCTTGTGGGGTGTCATACGGACAACTTTCCGGGTCTGCAGCTTCTCGGTCGAGTTGTTACGATTGTGTTCGCCGATCGTCACTGTCACGTGTTCTTTGCGGATCCTTGAACATGAAGTGTGTTTTCATAACAACTAAGAATCTATGCGGGGATATTTGTACTAAAATCTAGAGAGGGACAGAATGTGTAGAAACTAGTGTGCCAGGGTGTTACAGATCCATTTGGGGAAAGCGTTAAATAACGAATTGTATACCATTTTATCAAATAGCATAGCTAATTTTTCAAGACAtcgatattttttaatactttcaaaactctaactcaaaaattatgttttaattttgccTTATTTAGTGGAATAGTTTCAATTTATAACTCGTACATTCTGTAAATATGTGGAAAACTCAAGTTAAAATGATGAGCTGGAAATTAGAGAGTTGTTTTAAGTTATTGGAATACTGCCGTTTTTAGATCTTCTCACGATCAGTGATCAGGAACAACAGCTGAGTCCATCTTTGAGTACACTTAAGCTATATGAGGAAGATGTATACTCATCGATGCAAATATGCAAGGAaaccagttatttattttatactcaagAATGAATTGAATCGATTTAGACGCTTTGCAGGGAGAAATTTCTGacaccgatgttttttagttttccaattgtttttagtttctttaaatatgtatttgcATCTGAATTTTATGTTTGGTGTTTATTAAGACCAAAAAtccaatacaaacaaaattataccaCTAAAGTAAAACccaaagtgtgtattttaaaaataaatttactctagAACAACGGTAACAAAAGTAtttcttttcctttaaaaataaaactccaataaataaacgttttaacaATCGTCTAGTGCAGCAACACATGGACATATTGGGATTCTGTGCTTTCAGAATATTGGGTCAGTACGCTTAACACTCGTACATTACGAGCCTAAATCCATTACTCAGTTGTAAATTACGTTACTATCCGTTTGTATTGAATTTTAGCTAGAtaatagtaaagtacattggcgTATTCACTGaataaataagacaaaatatttcTTAGAATTATAATTCTTCTAGTACTGTTAGCACTTAgactaaaaatactaatttaaagatactaaaacaataaatatagtacCTGGCGTAACAAAATCATAATTgacattatttaattgtttttatatcaattttctgtCATTCccattaagaaaaatgttatccaaattattaaaatttttgggtaGTACGATAAGctgacccggttttttatatcgaaattggcaaacgatattacttaatcatgaccattgatataatcaatcgatactaattaattattttgaacaattaacttaaataatctatatcaacagctgtaaacactttcaaataatacacgtagggtaatatttaaattttacataagtaacatttgattatttaaaatggcagtcaattttagtaAACTACACGatattgctttgaaagatgataagaaatgtttttcgtggcttcaacatataggactcgtactgaaaaccccattatgtgaaatttgtgggaaagaaacaaatctaactgtgagaggagcaaatatggtcgtcttcagttttcctaatttcgtttataataatttgtttgatcaccgttaatattaaattcacattttaatttaaaacataatgtttgttattgcggactataaatacttttatatcgattgatagtctaggatttgagatgtgaatattaggtatcgatgattacattcttcgatataaaaaaccgggtccgcttatcgtaccctccccaaatttttaattaatagtttgttacTTAACCTaattaatgaatgataataatgtatttaattaattactcaactttattatatgttactatataattattatttaattaaattttatttcaaattggtttttataagaatatttattaatttaaaaaagattttacatgTTCCAGTTGAGTCatgtttataaaattgatataattatctacaaaaatgtaacattaatcgAAAATATTTATTCTCACCCAGATTACGTTCATACTACTTAATAGACTCAAAATTTAGTCTCTTAGTGAGtatgaacttcttaaaaataactaaatcagCTCTCTTAATGACTCCATCCACAGTAGATAGTGCCTTTTTTGCTGTTGTGGGAGATTCATTTCACACTGAAAtaggatttttttcattaatagtATGAATGGAACTGAGTTTGACCTCAGAGTTatatcaactaaaatataaattttctgattaTGACGGGATTTTATGCTGCCATTTTGACTTTTGATTCGGGGATTGAATAACTTCATAGTTTTGCTTTccagagaaaataaattaaaggtgATGACTCCTGAGTTTATAACAATCGCTTGTGAAAAGTATACATATGTGTAGTCAGTCTGAACAATAAAAATTCCAAACACTTTATGCAACTCCAGGTTCTACTCACTGTTGGGTGCAGTGGGCTGCTGTCAACACATGTTTGGCAGTGATGAGAGTCCCGCCACAGTAAAACTTGCCCCTGTTGGAGAGTAGGACAATCCAGGGGAACTCTTGTGCGTCAGCCTCTGTCCCTCCCACGATCCGCATATCCCGACCATACTGGCCACACACTGTACACACACAAGACGTGAAGGGGTTAGGCACATATTGCATGACACAATACCTTTTCTGGCGTATATAGTGAAAATTATTCTATTGTCTTgtctttaattttacttcttaTTTTATAATCTCAATCTCAATATGTTTGAGACAATTAgtgacaaatttatatattcacaTTTCTCTGTTAAACATCCTGTCATCTAAGTGTTTAAAGTGActgtttagaataatataaagaaaCTGCTTGGTTGAATCTTGTGACATTTTAACTTTGCTGCAACAACTAATTGATATGTTAAATTGCTGACCTACCGCAATTGCAAGTTTTAGTATCATTGCTGAAGCTTTCTGAAGCTGAGTTCCTTGCCCTCGGCACGTCCTGCTGGaacagaaaataacatttaaggtAACTTCAATAACTTTAAGACAGGATTTTTACTAATACTATTTTTACATTATGTGACTATTAAATGTCTTGTCTTGGTCGATTTCAAATGAATTAAGGCTATtctctttgtaattttaaataatcaagtttttttaatttttttcagcaaTACTTGCTACATGTGCTACATGGTGTCCTGCTTTGCAGTAAAGTAGTAGAATTTCTGCAAAAGAATCCTGTCAGTTCggattatattctttttattacatCCTTGCAGGCATGAAGCCGTTGAGCATGTCATCGCTGGCGTTGGTTCTGCAGACACGCTTCTATGTACGCGGGCATGAAAGGTGAGGTGTGTCTTTCTTATTCACAGTGCACTCATTTACTTTTCGTTTAGCTCAGCAATTGTTGGTTTCAAAGCGATTTTGGGTGGTTGtgacaaatacattaaattcctTAGAAGAGTTTCAGATTTTCAAAACTActtcaaattatgtttaattcACTTCCGgccttcattaaaatattatttgaatttttttattactacatgcatttatttatttacgaaacTTCCTTCAAATTTTGTTTGACCAACACATTTCTAATTTTTGAGATAAATCGTATCTAAATCACAAAACGAACTTATTCATTTCTAAAACAACATTTCTATTTTTCACAAAGAATATTCtagttagatatatatatatatatatatatatatatgtatatattattatgttattaactccacttatagggttatctatatatattaatgtaatgaaagtaactaaaacccttttaaaaaactttttattacatacacgtgtttcggtttttaaccatcatcatcagtgtacattaacctctaaaataaataataaacaattagatatacacatgtggaccttttaaacatatgttaaatttaaatgacacagttataattttcttattagtaatctgtatttaatattttaattttttcaaaaattggatttgtcttatttttcagattactatttaaaatgttatgaggatctttattataattttgatagatatttaattcttctgttgtgtttaatttatctcctttcctttcgatatctaaaatttccatgttcttttcaatatctgtgtagttatggtcagtctccataATAATtcggttaaaaaccgaaacacgtgtatgtaataaaaacatttttaaaagggttttagttactttcattacattaatatgtatatatatttatgtgtatatatatatatatatatatatatatatatatacacagtaaatttattacaaataatgtttaataatataaagtagtcttaaagtt
Proteins encoded in this region:
- the LOC124363944 gene encoding trypsin-like; protein product: MRVMCISVASVCLLALLQRFAIGASVTRDLEQDVPRARNSASESFSNDTKTCNCVCGQYGRDMRIVGGTEADAQEFPWIVLLSNRGKFYCGGTLITAKHVLTAAHCTQQIRKEHVTVTIGEHNRNNSTEKLQTRKVVRMTPHKGFTMLTFDNDIAILELDSPVTLYKTSVRTACLPNSDDEDYTGRSATVAGWGRLAERKKKTSELLRKVEVPILSESECKSKGYPDSKITENMICAGYTDGKKDACQGDSGGPLHAMDAKNVTEVIGIVSWGRGCARPNFPGIYTRVARYISWIDERLGGECRCTRRPGNRTRTPRDDLEDESQDSFKIL